One stretch of Streptomyces sp. 135 DNA includes these proteins:
- a CDS encoding non-ribosomal peptide synthetase, whose amino-acid sequence MDAPHPADTTPEPVPTASTGEEYEFPLSDAQSRLLVLDRMNPGTAQYNVPAAFTVHGPFDLGALTRALDAVVARHEALRTVFRIAADGTRAQIVSATGRAHLTVEKDVPASEADARMRTDAARPFDPATGPLLRCTVYTVDDGSHRVLLVAHHLICDGWSLGVILRDLSTAYETATEAAGGAAPPLPELPLQYPDFAAWQRERQAEGAYAEAVAHWAGRLRGAPEVVSLPLDRPRPAVRSAAGGSERFLLDAGLRARLAEAARARSATPFMALFAAYAAFLGRLTGRDDLVIGFPVSGRDRPELQEMAGMLTNTLALRVDLSGDPSYGELIGRIRAELLAGQPYQDAPFETVVDTLAPTRDTSHDPVVQLVFAYDDDTELSLALAGARVERVELALDTAKFDFHLHVERWGGTTGEDTGRHTEQPTPLAAQFIYRSDLFEAATVRAWVRTFRTLLDAALTHPDAPLSTLDAVPADERRRAVTAADRTAEAAPTDRLVPDLIADVAAARPDATALVCGDVRLTYRELLAEADALADRLRAAGVRPGFRVGLLLPRSPEMGVAALAVLRAGGAYVPLDQAHPHARLAHMTETSGTGLLITAAETESQGEKLGIPRLRADAPEDTGPAPSPALAPPPSPTATPTSTSTSAPTPQDLAYVLFTSGSTGVPKGVAVEHRALANLTGAVRHAFPVTAEDRVLQFVSFAFDVAVSDLFFPWVAGAELHIARDDERLGDALHARLRDSRITYVVLPPSAAMLLPDTSGGPAADGRLPHLRTLAVGGEPCPAELVERLSAPGRRIVNAYGPSEATVYATTAALEPGEPVVIGTPVPGARVHVLDARLRTVPTGVTGEVYIAGAPLARGYIGRPALTAERFVADPYGPPGARMYRTGDLARVDARGRLHYLGRSDSQVKLRGIRIELGEIEALLAGSPDVAVAAAAVHGDGAEQRLVAYVVHRPGATASDEDLRAHLAERLPGYMLPEVYVHLDELPLNRSGKIDRARLPAPGAQRRASRRTYVAARTPTERRVAGVWARALTLDQVGVDDNFFELGGNSVRLLSVLDALRDPAAEGHGAAPDLTLVDLFRHPTVASIAAHLDRASDRATADAPATATAAERRGGERRARQNAAAQRLRSSRSRKGTSR is encoded by the coding sequence GTGGACGCACCGCACCCGGCCGACACCACCCCCGAGCCCGTCCCGACGGCCTCCACCGGCGAGGAGTACGAGTTCCCCCTCTCCGACGCCCAGAGCCGCCTCCTCGTCCTGGACCGGATGAACCCCGGCACCGCCCAGTACAACGTCCCCGCCGCCTTCACCGTGCACGGCCCCTTCGACCTCGGCGCCCTCACCCGCGCCCTGGACGCCGTCGTGGCCCGCCACGAAGCCCTGCGCACCGTCTTCCGCATCGCCGCCGACGGCACGCGGGCGCAGATCGTCTCCGCCACCGGCCGCGCGCACCTCACGGTCGAGAAGGACGTACCGGCATCCGAGGCGGACGCACGGATGCGTACCGACGCGGCCCGCCCCTTCGACCCGGCGACAGGACCGCTGCTGCGCTGCACGGTGTACACCGTCGATGACGGCAGTCACCGCGTACTGCTCGTCGCCCACCACCTGATCTGCGACGGCTGGTCCCTCGGCGTCATCCTGCGGGACCTGTCGACGGCGTACGAAACCGCGACAGAGGCGGCGGGAGGGGCGGCGCCCCCGCTGCCCGAACTCCCCCTCCAGTACCCGGACTTCGCCGCCTGGCAGCGCGAACGCCAGGCCGAAGGCGCCTACGCCGAAGCAGTCGCCCACTGGGCCGGGCGGCTGCGCGGCGCCCCCGAGGTCGTCTCGCTACCCCTGGACCGGCCGCGCCCGGCGGTGCGTTCGGCGGCGGGCGGCAGCGAACGGTTCCTGCTCGACGCGGGGCTCCGGGCACGCCTGGCCGAGGCGGCGCGGGCCCGGAGCGCCACACCGTTCATGGCGCTGTTCGCCGCGTACGCCGCGTTCCTCGGACGCCTGACGGGCCGCGACGACCTGGTCATCGGCTTCCCCGTCTCCGGGCGCGACCGCCCCGAGCTCCAGGAGATGGCCGGCATGCTGACCAACACCCTGGCGCTCCGCGTCGACCTGTCCGGCGATCCCTCGTACGGCGAGCTGATCGGCCGGATCCGCGCGGAGCTGCTGGCCGGACAGCCGTACCAGGACGCGCCGTTCGAGACCGTCGTGGACACCCTCGCCCCGACCCGCGACACGAGCCACGACCCGGTGGTGCAACTGGTCTTCGCCTACGACGACGACACGGAACTCTCCCTCGCGCTGGCGGGCGCCAGGGTCGAGCGCGTCGAACTGGCCCTGGACACAGCCAAGTTCGACTTTCACCTGCACGTCGAACGCTGGGGAGGGACCACCGGAGAGGACACCGGCCGCCACACCGAACAGCCCACCCCCCTCGCCGCCCAGTTCATCTACCGCAGCGACCTCTTCGAGGCCGCCACCGTCCGCGCCTGGGTACGCACCTTCCGGACGCTCCTCGACGCCGCCCTCACCCACCCCGACGCCCCGCTCTCCACCCTCGACGCGGTCCCGGCGGACGAGCGCCGCCGCGCCGTCACGGCCGCCGACCGCACCGCCGAGGCCGCGCCCACCGACCGGCTGGTGCCCGACCTGATCGCCGACGTCGCCGCCGCCCGGCCCGACGCCACCGCCCTGGTCTGCGGCGACGTACGGCTCACCTACCGCGAACTCCTCGCCGAGGCGGACGCGTTGGCGGACCGGCTGCGCGCGGCGGGCGTACGCCCAGGCTTCCGGGTCGGCCTGCTGCTGCCCCGCTCGCCCGAGATGGGCGTCGCGGCGCTGGCCGTCCTGCGCGCGGGTGGCGCGTACGTCCCCCTGGACCAGGCCCACCCACACGCCCGCCTCGCACACATGACCGAGACGTCCGGCACGGGGCTGCTGATCACGGCGGCGGAGACGGAGTCCCAAGGGGAGAAGCTGGGCATCCCGCGCCTACGCGCGGACGCCCCTGAGGACACGGGGCCCGCCCCGTCACCGGCATTGGCCCCGCCCCCGTCCCCGACAGCCACCCCCACATCCACATCCACATCCGCCCCCACCCCCCAAGACCTCGCCTACGTCCTGTTCACCTCAGGCTCCACCGGCGTCCCGAAGGGCGTCGCCGTGGAGCACCGCGCGCTCGCCAACCTCACCGGAGCCGTCCGCCACGCGTTCCCCGTCACCGCCGAGGACCGCGTCCTCCAGTTCGTGTCCTTCGCCTTCGACGTCGCCGTGTCCGACCTGTTCTTCCCCTGGGTCGCGGGCGCCGAACTGCACATCGCCCGCGACGACGAACGCCTCGGCGACGCCCTCCACGCCCGCCTGCGGGACTCCCGCATCACGTACGTGGTCCTGCCGCCGTCCGCCGCGATGCTGCTGCCGGACACCTCGGGCGGCCCCGCCGCCGACGGACGGCTGCCCCACCTCCGTACGCTCGCCGTCGGCGGCGAGCCCTGCCCCGCCGAACTCGTCGAGCGGCTCAGCGCGCCGGGCCGCCGCATCGTCAACGCGTACGGACCGAGCGAGGCCACCGTCTACGCCACCACCGCCGCCCTCGAACCCGGCGAGCCCGTGGTGATCGGCACCCCCGTGCCGGGCGCCCGCGTCCACGTCCTGGACGCCCGCCTGCGCACGGTGCCCACCGGCGTGACGGGCGAGGTCTACATCGCGGGCGCCCCGCTGGCCCGCGGCTACATCGGCCGCCCCGCCCTGACCGCCGAACGCTTCGTCGCCGACCCGTACGGCCCGCCGGGCGCCCGCATGTACCGCACGGGCGACCTCGCCCGCGTCGACGCGCGGGGCCGCCTCCACTACCTCGGCCGCTCGGACTCCCAGGTGAAACTGCGGGGCATCCGCATCGAACTCGGCGAGATCGAGGCCCTGCTCGCGGGCTCCCCGGACGTCGCGGTCGCGGCCGCGGCCGTCCACGGCGACGGCGCCGAACAGCGCCTCGTCGCGTACGTCGTCCACCGGCCCGGCGCCACCGCCTCCGACGAGGACCTCCGCGCCCACCTCGCCGAACGCCTCCCCGGCTACATGCTCCCCGAGGTCTACGTCCACCTCGACGAGCTGCCCCTCAACCGCTCCGGCAAGATCGACAGGGCCCGCCTGCCCGCACCGGGTGCTCAGCGGCGCGCGTCACGTCGTACGTACGTCGCCGCGCGCACTCCCACCGAGCGGCGCGTGGCGGGCGTATGGGCCCGCGCGCTGACCCTGGACCAGGTGGGCGTGGACGACAACTTCTTCGAACTGGGCGGCAATTCGGTGCGGCTGCTGAGCGTCCTGGACGCCCTGCGCGACCCGGCCGCCGAGGGGCACGGGGCCGCCCCGGACCTCACCCTGGTCGACCTCTTCCGCCACCCGACCGTCGCCTCGATCGCGGCCCACCTCGACCGGGCCTCCGACAGGGCCACGGCAGACGCCCCCGCCACCGCCACGGCGGCCGAGCGCCGGGGCGGCGAGCGCCGTGCCCGTCAGAACGCCGCCGCACAGCGGCTCCGCTCCAGTCGCTCCAGAAAGGGCACGTCACGATGA
- a CDS encoding type I polyketide synthase yields the protein MTEPARKADELALDPDLGFEAEADTDTDSAIAIAVVGMSGRFPGAPDLHTYWANLRDGVCSLTDFTEAELLADGADPEEPRRPEYIPVKGYLAGADRFDADLFGFNRTEAAALDPQHRLLLETAWAALEDAGQDPLAVTARTGVYVGGSPTEHMLAAQTDRALAASLGAMQVRILTDREFLAPWISYRLGLEGPSLTVQSACSTSLTAVHLAAQALLLGECDTALAGGVSVDTVRRQGYVHHAGGIFSPDGRCRPFDDRAGGTVPGSGVGVVVLRRLSDALADGDPVRAVLRGSALTNDGATKVGFTAPGVEQQTAAIVEAWSAAGLAPSAAQYVETHGTATELGDRIELAAATAAFRTGGAPDTPIGIGSVKSNIGHLDAAAGVASFIKAVLMLEHATLAPTVNLTTPHPELALNATPFRVVNRTAPWPRPAEGPRRAGVSSLGIGGTNVHVVLEQAPDRPTPTAPQAPRPATTEILPLSARTEEALTTLAARLATALRAPDAPSLTDTAHTLRTARTPLDVRAYVLAAHPEQAADRLTALAEGRPADNREEDPETDGLRELRELGELWLKGGSVPWPEPAPGARRVSLPTYPFEPRSFGALTLPRPGTTARTDAPEGTGPAVAARNDLTRAVSALLAEALGLDDKTPPAPETTYFSAGGDSLTAVHLVGRLRDDFGIDVPITLFLEELTLQELAARIVESKEAQETEKAAGAEDSLDALLAEFEAE from the coding sequence ATGACCGAGCCAGCACGCAAGGCCGACGAGCTCGCCCTCGACCCCGACCTCGGCTTCGAAGCCGAAGCCGACACCGACACCGACTCGGCGATCGCGATCGCGGTCGTAGGGATGAGCGGCCGCTTCCCCGGCGCCCCCGACCTGCACACGTACTGGGCGAACCTCCGCGACGGCGTCTGCTCCCTCACCGACTTCACGGAGGCCGAGCTGCTGGCCGACGGCGCCGACCCCGAGGAACCGCGCCGTCCCGAGTACATCCCCGTCAAGGGCTACCTCGCCGGCGCCGACCGCTTCGACGCCGACCTCTTCGGCTTCAACCGCACCGAGGCGGCCGCCCTCGACCCCCAGCACCGCCTCCTCCTGGAGACCGCCTGGGCCGCCCTGGAGGACGCGGGCCAGGACCCGCTCGCCGTCACCGCCCGTACCGGCGTGTACGTCGGCGGCAGCCCCACCGAGCACATGCTGGCCGCCCAGACCGACCGCGCCCTCGCCGCGTCCCTCGGCGCGATGCAGGTCCGCATCCTCACCGACCGGGAGTTCCTCGCCCCCTGGATCTCCTACCGCCTCGGCCTCGAAGGTCCGAGCCTGACCGTGCAGTCGGCCTGCTCGACCTCGCTGACCGCCGTACACCTAGCCGCGCAGGCGCTGCTCCTCGGCGAGTGCGACACGGCGCTCGCGGGCGGCGTCAGCGTCGACACCGTACGCAGGCAGGGGTACGTCCACCACGCGGGCGGCATCTTCTCGCCCGACGGCCGCTGCCGCCCCTTCGACGATCGGGCGGGCGGCACCGTGCCGGGCAGCGGCGTCGGCGTCGTCGTGCTGCGCCGCCTGTCGGACGCGCTCGCCGACGGCGACCCGGTCCGCGCGGTCCTGCGCGGCAGCGCCCTGACCAACGACGGCGCCACGAAGGTCGGCTTCACCGCCCCCGGCGTCGAACAGCAGACGGCGGCGATCGTCGAGGCCTGGTCGGCGGCGGGCCTCGCCCCCTCGGCGGCGCAGTACGTGGAGACGCACGGCACGGCCACGGAGCTGGGCGACCGCATCGAACTGGCGGCGGCCACCGCGGCGTTCAGGACGGGCGGCGCGCCGGACACCCCCATCGGCATCGGCTCCGTGAAGTCGAACATCGGCCACCTGGACGCGGCCGCGGGCGTCGCCTCGTTCATCAAGGCGGTCCTCATGCTGGAACACGCCACACTGGCCCCCACCGTCAACCTCACCACGCCCCACCCCGAACTCGCCCTGAACGCCACGCCGTTCCGCGTCGTGAACCGCACGGCCCCCTGGCCACGCCCCGCCGAAGGCCCGCGCCGCGCGGGAGTGAGCTCCCTCGGCATCGGCGGTACGAACGTCCACGTCGTCCTGGAGCAGGCCCCGGACCGCCCCACACCCACCGCCCCGCAGGCACCGCGCCCCGCGACGACGGAGATCCTCCCCCTGTCGGCCCGCACGGAGGAGGCGCTCACCACCCTGGCGGCCCGGCTCGCGACGGCTCTGCGCGCCCCCGACGCCCCCTCCCTCACCGACACCGCGCACACCCTCCGCACCGCCCGCACCCCTTTGGACGTACGGGCGTACGTCCTGGCCGCGCACCCGGAGCAGGCGGCCGACCGGCTGACGGCGCTCGCGGAGGGCCGCCCCGCGGACAACCGGGAGGAGGACCCCGAAACGGACGGGCTCCGCGAACTGCGCGAACTGGGCGAGCTGTGGCTGAAGGGCGGCTCGGTCCCGTGGCCGGAACCGGCGCCCGGCGCCCGCCGGGTGAGCCTGCCGACGTACCCGTTCGAACCCCGGAGCTTCGGCGCCCTGACGCTGCCGCGGCCGGGCACGACGGCCCGCACCGACGCGCCCGAGGGCACCGGGCCGGCGGTTGCCGCCCGGAACGACCTCACCCGAGCCGTCTCCGCCCTGCTGGCCGAGGCGCTGGGCCTGGACGACAAGACCCCGCCGGCCCCGGAGACGACGTACTTCTCGGCGGGCGGCGACTCACTGACGGCCGTCCACCTGGTCGGCAGGCTCCGCGACGACTTCGGCATCGACGTACCGATCACGCTGTTCCTGGAGGAACTGACCCTCCAGGAACTGGCAGCACGCATCGTCGAGTCGAAGGAAGCGCAGGAAACGGAGAAAGCGGCCGGGGCGGAGGACTCCCTGGACGCACTCCTGGCGGAGTTCGAGGCGGAGTAG
- a CDS encoding alpha/beta fold hydrolase: MGDWIRCCHPAPDAGVRLIVFPHAGGSVSAYHALSAAVSGGVEPLIVQYPGRQDRFGEPFAAGADEIVDAVLGELASEAGTAPLALFGHSMGALLAFEAARRLESGGRPPVALFLSGRAAPSLAGRTAAKRAVRDMNDAELIEEMRKLAGTADELLASPELLSIFLPPMRADYQIVDDYVYREGPPLSCPVVVLTGDDDPRVTPDEARAWESETRGGFSCHVLAGGHFFLDAHLPYVAGVVASSLSDRETMTAP, encoded by the coding sequence GTGGGCGACTGGATACGTTGCTGCCATCCCGCACCCGACGCCGGGGTCCGTCTGATCGTCTTCCCGCACGCCGGGGGTTCCGTCAGCGCCTATCACGCGCTGTCGGCCGCCGTGTCGGGAGGCGTGGAGCCGCTGATCGTGCAGTACCCGGGGCGTCAGGACCGGTTCGGTGAGCCGTTCGCCGCGGGGGCGGACGAGATCGTCGACGCCGTGCTCGGCGAACTGGCCTCGGAGGCGGGCACCGCGCCCCTCGCCCTGTTCGGGCACAGCATGGGCGCCCTCCTGGCGTTCGAGGCCGCGCGGCGACTGGAGAGCGGGGGGCGGCCTCCGGTGGCCCTGTTCCTCTCCGGCAGGGCGGCTCCCTCGCTGGCCGGGCGGACCGCCGCCAAGCGCGCCGTGCGTGACATGAACGACGCGGAACTCATCGAGGAGATGCGGAAGTTGGCGGGCACGGCCGACGAACTCCTCGCCTCCCCCGAGCTGCTGTCCATCTTCCTGCCGCCGATGCGCGCCGACTACCAGATCGTCGACGACTACGTCTATCGCGAAGGGCCCCCGCTGAGTTGTCCCGTCGTCGTCCTGACCGGTGACGACGATCCCCGCGTCACTCCCGACGAGGCCCGCGCCTGGGAGAGCGAGACGCGGGGCGGCTTCTCCTGCCATGTGCTGGCCGGTGGGCACTTCTTCCTGGACGCCCATCTGCCCTACGTCGCCGGTGTCGTCGCCTCCTCGCTGTCCGATCGGGAGACGATGACGGCTCCGTAG
- a CDS encoding SRPBCC family protein yields the protein MASSLLEAVDIKAPVAVSWALWEDVERWPVFLSHVKHVQRIDGSTFAWQVSLPGADKSFVAELTEVIPGERIAWRTTEGVHHAGVVTFHRLSDTESRVTLQIEYDPQGFVEHLGALTNLDSTLANYDLGEFQRMAERQAATP from the coding sequence ATGGCATCCTCACTGCTAGAAGCCGTCGACATCAAGGCACCCGTGGCTGTGAGCTGGGCACTTTGGGAAGACGTGGAGCGCTGGCCGGTATTCCTGAGCCACGTGAAGCACGTGCAGCGCATCGACGGAAGCACCTTCGCCTGGCAGGTCTCGCTGCCCGGCGCGGACAAGAGCTTCGTGGCCGAACTCACGGAGGTCATCCCGGGCGAACGGATCGCCTGGCGCACCACGGAGGGCGTCCACCACGCGGGCGTCGTCACCTTCCACCGCCTCAGCGACACGGAGAGCCGAGTCACCCTCCAGATCGAGTACGACCCCCAGGGCTTCGTGGAACACCTGGGAGCCCTCACCAACCTGGACTCGACCTTGGCCAACTACGACTTGGGCGAATTCCAGCGCATGGCGGAACGACAGGCCGCGACGCCCTGA